A genomic segment from Opitutales bacterium encodes:
- a CDS encoding filamentous hemagglutinin N-terminal domain-containing protein, which yields MKSRTPRLRALSLIFCMAISSARGNLPANALPTGGNIISGTAQITQSGNRLDITQSTQQGIIQWDSFNIGAQSTVNFAQPNSGSTTLNRVLSSDASQIFGNLNANGSVFLLNPNGVLFGNGAQVDVGGLVASSMQITDDAFLSGEYLFEGDAHSGSVINQGELIGNYIAMLAPEVRNEGVIIAEQGTVALAAGGAVTLNILGNQLIDVEVSEADYDTLVENKHLVEAEEGFAVLTAKSAVSLLGKVVNTGEVSASGVINDGGVIRLVASSTVLHSGEITSDGGDAGDGGSVILLSDLENPDSQKVVSGGISARGGSSSGDGGFIETSASQWESLSQQLSLPRHPLDRQENG from the coding sequence ATGAAATCCCGGACTCCACGACTGCGCGCACTGTCTCTCATTTTCTGCATGGCGATCTCTTCTGCACGGGGCAACCTTCCGGCGAATGCCTTGCCAACGGGCGGCAATATCATATCGGGTACGGCACAAATCACACAAAGTGGCAACCGACTGGACATCACCCAATCGACGCAGCAAGGCATCATCCAATGGGATTCCTTCAACATCGGCGCTCAGTCGACCGTAAATTTCGCTCAGCCCAACTCAGGCTCCACGACGCTCAACCGCGTCTTGAGCAGTGATGCCTCGCAGATCTTCGGAAACCTCAATGCCAATGGAAGCGTCTTTCTCCTAAACCCAAACGGCGTGTTGTTCGGAAATGGTGCCCAAGTAGATGTGGGCGGCCTCGTCGCGAGCTCGATGCAGATCACCGACGACGCTTTCCTCTCCGGGGAGTATCTCTTTGAAGGCGACGCGCATTCAGGCTCGGTCATCAACCAAGGCGAACTGATCGGAAATTACATCGCCATGCTCGCCCCCGAAGTCCGCAACGAGGGCGTCATTATCGCCGAGCAAGGCACCGTCGCTCTAGCAGCAGGCGGAGCAGTCACCCTCAACATTTTAGGAAATCAGCTGATCGATGTGGAGGTCAGCGAGGCCGATTACGATACCCTCGTCGAAAACAAACACCTTGTTGAAGCCGAGGAAGGTTTTGCGGTGCTCACAGCAAAGTCCGCCGTCAGCCTCCTCGGAAAGGTCGTCAATACAGGAGAAGTATCGGCATCTGGTGTGATCAACGATGGCGGTGTGATTCGCCTCGTAGCCAGCAGCACGGTCCTCCATTCGGGTGAGATCACTTCAGATGGCGGCGACGCCGGCGATGGGGGCTCAGTCATCTTGCTTTCAGATTTAGAAAACCCCGACAGCCAGAAAGTAGTCTCTGGCGGAATCAGCGCGCGGGGTGGCTCCAGCTCCGGCGATGGCGGATTCATCGAAACCAGCGCAAGCCAGTGGGAATCGCTGAGTCAGCAGTTATCACTACCTCGGCACCCTCTGGATCGACAGGAGAATGGTTGA
- a CDS encoding ShlB/FhaC/HecB family hemolysin secretion/activation protein codes for MSLYGTYPLVLEENTSISISARATYRSLQDFTIAGQTSDREVIVGQIALNGSHEDDLGLGGITNFSLSFLTGHSDQNLETARLQDAVTRDAFGSFSKLNYAVRRLQLLPGKWYLDLSSRGQFAFDNLDSSERFSLGGAEHIRAYPMGEAGGDSGHIVSANLFYRINRLVRASVFVDAGYTENNYETWADWNAFNPNQENSYTLAGAGASLAIGSINGYILTASIATPLGNNPGRDLNGNDSDGRNPSFRGWLSITSEF; via the coding sequence ATGAGTCTCTACGGAACCTACCCATTGGTATTAGAAGAGAATACAAGCATCTCCATATCTGCTCGGGCGACTTACAGATCGCTTCAGGATTTCACTATTGCAGGACAAACAAGTGACCGGGAAGTGATTGTTGGCCAAATCGCTCTAAACGGCTCACACGAAGATGATCTCGGACTCGGAGGCATCACGAACTTTAGCCTCTCCTTTTTAACCGGTCACAGTGACCAAAACCTCGAAACCGCACGTCTACAGGACGCCGTGACGCGGGATGCTTTCGGGTCTTTTTCCAAACTCAATTACGCAGTGCGGCGACTCCAACTGCTTCCCGGCAAGTGGTATCTCGATCTGTCGAGCCGGGGGCAATTTGCATTCGATAATTTAGACTCATCCGAGCGTTTCTCCCTCGGCGGTGCAGAACATATACGCGCCTATCCAATGGGTGAGGCCGGTGGAGATTCAGGCCATATCGTATCGGCCAACTTGTTTTATCGGATTAACCGATTAGTGAGAGCCTCAGTCTTTGTCGATGCAGGCTACACTGAGAATAATTACGAAACTTGGGCCGATTGGAATGCCTTCAATCCGAACCAGGAAAACAGCTATACTTTGGCCGGAGCTGGGGCCTCTCTTGCTATTGGGTCCATCAATGGCTACATCCTTACCGCTTCGATAGCGACGCCGCTCGGGAATAATCCGGGGCGAGATCTAAATGGAAACGATTCTGACGGCCGCAATCCGAGTTTCCGCGGATGGCTCAGCATTACCTCTGAATTCTAA
- a CDS encoding ShlB/FhaC/HecB family hemolysin secretion/activation protein has translation MIFVSKFVLEGVTLVSETELLDALAPLTNQEIPLATLQSLDIITTFYAENDFLARALLPEQDIIDGVVRIKVIEGSLGQIVVNNEGQRVQEERVMGFFDQEISAGDPMNLSQLTRALSILSSQPGLDFDASLSAGEEEAGVDINVTTRDTPLLDFGAGITNLGLRSTGELQAILGLNVFNPLGLFDEAVLLSTLTEGSHFILGDYNLPIGYSGLRVGTSFSHLDYEIVQESLKE, from the coding sequence ATGATCTTCGTCAGCAAGTTTGTGTTAGAGGGTGTGACACTCGTCTCGGAAACCGAACTCCTCGATGCCTTAGCTCCGTTGACCAACCAAGAGATACCGCTAGCGACACTGCAATCGCTAGATATCATAACTACCTTCTATGCAGAAAACGACTTTTTGGCCCGCGCCCTCCTGCCAGAACAGGATATTATCGACGGCGTGGTGCGCATCAAAGTCATAGAGGGCTCGTTGGGGCAAATCGTTGTAAACAACGAAGGCCAACGGGTTCAAGAAGAACGCGTCATGGGATTTTTCGATCAAGAGATCTCAGCAGGCGATCCGATGAACTTATCCCAGCTCACACGTGCGCTCTCTATTTTAAGCAGTCAACCGGGTCTGGATTTCGACGCGTCACTCAGTGCCGGTGAGGAGGAAGCTGGGGTCGACATCAATGTCACTACTCGAGATACCCCCCTGCTCGACTTCGGCGCAGGCATCACCAATCTAGGCCTGAGGTCTACCGGTGAGTTGCAGGCCATCCTGGGTCTCAATGTTTTCAACCCTCTCGGTCTTTTTGATGAAGCTGTCTTACTTAGCACCTTGACCGAGGGAAGCCATTTCATACTCGGCGATTACAACCTGCCCATCGGCTATAGTGGCCTCCGTGTCGGCACAAGTTTCTCACACCTTGACTATGAGATCGTCCAAGAATCTCTCAAAGAATAG
- a CDS encoding HAD-IC family P-type ATPase — MASEGLSAVMDSQVESDSEAGSTCCHSRTDTPKSGVGALIAGILIGGQGMIWGLTINITQPPLFSTAYWVLHGILAGSAVLVACLLGRPLLFALAESVRERRIGIEALFTLTATGAMAASLIASITGKGSVYYEVVAIVLAIYSLGKFVGRRTREQMLKEVEQVETDFSQCFVKRCCGNRMTVAVGDLDETSRVSVEAGEPITVSGTISEGSGVLRTALLTGEKNWVDATEGDRVEAGYWLVSGDISVVPDPIQNGRMLDGVFASLKEARKHPSHIEAEAHRLAAYFVPFVIGVAVFTAAFWLWRDSWVTALFNAMSVLLVACPCALGLATPIAVWRGLLSLASLGVVSRDARLIDGLASTHRIFWDKTGTLTDFDDLGIDLILDEQAPIDRSTLIRWLSSLETQSDHPVAQAIVRKFGKPEQPVVFDQVTLIPGGISGNLASKQRFDVIDATQVGDSESVDSKQLALLIDGKPVGRLVMRERLRPDVEALIQGLADDGIESSVITGDPRPQVSLAESGVTMQYGMTPQQKADEIDRSVQRGERPVLIGDGINDTPAMNAAIASLAIGSGTHLARVFASGIIQDESLPKLMKAIENSRQTLACIRGNIRFSLIYNVVGMGLAASGNLHPVVAALLMLGSSLWVSWRAAKQMS; from the coding sequence ATGGCATCAGAAGGATTAAGTGCGGTGATGGACAGTCAGGTAGAATCTGACTCTGAAGCGGGTTCCACCTGCTGCCATTCTCGAACGGATACACCTAAATCTGGGGTCGGCGCCCTCATTGCTGGGATACTGATCGGAGGGCAGGGGATGATCTGGGGGCTGACCATCAATATTACCCAGCCCCCTCTCTTCTCGACGGCGTATTGGGTTTTGCATGGCATCCTGGCGGGTTCAGCAGTTTTAGTGGCATGTTTGTTAGGGCGTCCCCTGCTGTTTGCATTAGCCGAGTCGGTTCGCGAGCGTCGGATTGGGATTGAGGCTTTGTTTACACTTACCGCCACCGGTGCTATGGCAGCATCACTCATTGCTTCGATTACTGGGAAGGGCAGCGTGTATTATGAAGTCGTTGCTATTGTTCTGGCGATTTATTCGCTCGGGAAATTCGTGGGTAGGCGCACACGCGAGCAAATGCTTAAAGAAGTGGAGCAGGTCGAAACCGACTTTTCGCAGTGTTTTGTTAAGCGTTGTTGTGGTAATCGAATGACGGTGGCCGTGGGTGATCTGGATGAGACATCGCGAGTCAGTGTGGAAGCTGGCGAGCCGATCACGGTCAGCGGGACGATCTCTGAGGGGTCAGGGGTGTTGCGCACCGCTTTGCTGACTGGCGAGAAAAATTGGGTGGATGCAACTGAGGGGGATCGGGTTGAAGCGGGGTATTGGCTCGTTTCTGGTGACATTTCGGTGGTGCCTGATCCCATTCAGAATGGGCGCATGCTTGATGGTGTATTTGCTTCGCTGAAGGAAGCCCGGAAGCACCCGTCACACATAGAAGCCGAAGCTCATCGATTGGCTGCCTATTTTGTCCCTTTTGTCATCGGCGTTGCCGTATTCACGGCAGCTTTTTGGCTTTGGCGTGACTCTTGGGTAACGGCACTCTTCAATGCGATGTCGGTGCTCTTGGTGGCCTGTCCATGCGCATTGGGTTTGGCGACACCCATAGCGGTTTGGCGAGGATTACTCAGCTTGGCATCTCTTGGCGTGGTGTCGCGCGATGCACGCTTGATCGATGGGCTCGCTTCTACCCACCGAATCTTCTGGGATAAAACTGGGACCTTGACCGATTTTGATGATCTCGGGATTGATTTGATCCTAGATGAGCAGGCTCCCATCGACCGATCGACTTTGATTCGTTGGTTAAGTTCGCTTGAAACGCAGTCCGATCATCCGGTCGCCCAAGCTATCGTCCGCAAATTTGGTAAGCCTGAACAGCCTGTTGTATTTGACCAGGTAACGCTGATCCCTGGTGGAATTTCTGGTAACTTAGCGTCCAAACAACGCTTTGACGTTATTGATGCGACACAGGTGGGTGATTCAGAGTCGGTAGATTCCAAGCAACTGGCTCTCTTGATCGATGGAAAGCCTGTTGGACGTCTAGTCATGCGTGAGCGTTTGCGGCCCGACGTGGAGGCCCTGATTCAAGGGCTTGCAGATGATGGTATCGAATCCTCAGTGATAACGGGCGATCCCAGGCCTCAGGTCTCCCTGGCTGAGTCTGGGGTAACCATGCAATATGGGATGACGCCTCAACAGAAAGCTGATGAGATAGATCGTTCCGTTCAACGCGGCGAGCGGCCTGTTCTAATCGGGGATGGTATCAACGACACGCCTGCGATGAACGCGGCCATTGCTTCATTGGCGATTGGGTCTGGAACGCATTTAGCGCGGGTGTTCGCTTCAGGAATTATTCAGGACGAATCTCTGCCAAAGCTTATGAAAGCCATAGAGAATTCGCGTCAAACCCTGGCCTGTATTCGTGGTAACATTCGATTTTCTCTTATCTACAATGTTGTGGGTATGGGTCTCGCGGCATCTGGAAATCTGCACCCGGTGGTCGCTGCGCTGCTTATGTTAGGTTCTAGTCTTTGGGTGAGTTGGCGTGCCGCAAAGCAGATGTCATAA
- a CDS encoding cytochrome c3 family protein yields the protein MANIFPRWVNTIPLKVIAALALTATSIIAGITYYFTPKYARVGYQPTQPVAFDHSLHVGQLGMDCRYCHTDVDKAAHSNVPSTNTCMNCHSLIKTDSPKLQPIRDSFASGEPVEWVQIHKTPDYVYFNHAAHVNRGVSCVHCHGQVNEMEVVHHEKSLSMAFCLECHREPERFIRPVEDVYNLDWSAGDSSDQKAQGEELVHDWNVNPPLSCSGCHR from the coding sequence ATGGCGAATATCTTCCCAAGATGGGTGAACACGATCCCGCTCAAAGTGATTGCAGCGCTGGCATTGACTGCCACGTCAATCATTGCGGGCATCACCTATTATTTTACACCGAAGTATGCACGCGTGGGCTACCAACCCACACAGCCGGTAGCATTCGACCACAGTTTACACGTTGGCCAGTTGGGGATGGATTGCCGCTACTGCCACACGGATGTCGACAAAGCCGCGCACTCTAATGTGCCCTCGACCAACACATGCATGAATTGCCACTCGTTGATAAAGACAGACTCACCTAAGCTTCAGCCAATCCGTGACAGCTTTGCATCTGGGGAACCTGTTGAATGGGTCCAGATCCACAAAACACCGGATTATGTTTATTTCAATCACGCGGCTCATGTGAATCGAGGAGTCAGCTGCGTGCATTGCCACGGCCAAGTTAATGAAATGGAAGTCGTCCACCACGAAAAGTCTCTCTCAATGGCATTTTGCCTCGAGTGCCATCGCGAGCCCGAGCGTTTCATTCGCCCCGTCGAGGATGTATATAACTTGGATTGGTCCGCTGGAGATTCGAGCGACCAAAAAGCACAGGGCGAAG